Proteins found in one Flavobacterium channae genomic segment:
- a CDS encoding alpha-ketoglutarate-dependent dioxygenase AlkB family protein, whose protein sequence is MLDLFPKEKIVLPLPDAVFEFYPNFFDKEEADLLLEKILTETPWQQDDITIFGKKIAQPRLTCLFGNEGKPYSYSGITMQPNPWNSTLIFIKDKIEQTAEKNFTTVLANLYRNEKDSNGWHADNEKELGRNPIIASVSFGEVRRFQLKHNTNPEAKMTLNLNHGSLLLMKEGSQIHYKHQIPKETKSKNNRINLTFRSIL, encoded by the coding sequence ATGCTCGATTTATTTCCAAAAGAAAAAATAGTATTACCACTACCCGATGCGGTTTTTGAATTTTATCCAAATTTCTTTGATAAAGAAGAAGCCGATTTATTACTTGAAAAAATACTAACCGAAACACCTTGGCAACAGGATGACATTACCATCTTTGGAAAGAAGATTGCTCAACCTCGTCTTACATGCTTATTTGGAAATGAAGGAAAACCGTATTCGTATTCAGGAATAACCATGCAACCAAACCCATGGAATTCAACATTAATTTTTATCAAAGATAAAATCGAACAAACAGCAGAAAAAAACTTCACAACAGTTCTAGCAAATTTGTACCGAAATGAAAAAGATAGCAATGGTTGGCATGCCGATAATGAAAAAGAATTAGGAAGAAATCCCATAATTGCATCTGTTAGTTTTGGTGAAGTAAGAAGATTCCAACTAAAACACAACACAAATCCAGAAGCAAAAATGACTTTAAATTTGAACCACGGTAGTTTGTTATTGATGAAAGAAGGCAGCCAAATTCATTACAAGCATCAAATACCAAAAGAAACGAAATCCAAAAACAATAGAATAAATTTAACTTTTAGAAGCATTTTGTAA
- a CDS encoding GNAT family N-acetyltransferase, with the protein MILEFSFDKRPSVEQIIDLYDKAGLPRPTNDKDRIQKMYDSSNLIVTAWDKNVLVGVARSITDWVWSCYLADLAVHPDYKKGGIGKKLVYLTKEKLGEESMILLLSVPTAMEYYPKIGMKKEERAFSILRTK; encoded by the coding sequence ATGATTTTAGAATTTAGTTTTGACAAACGACCTTCGGTAGAACAAATAATTGATCTATATGATAAAGCTGGTTTACCAAGACCAACAAATGATAAAGATAGAATTCAAAAAATGTATGATAGTTCAAATTTAATAGTTACTGCTTGGGATAAAAACGTATTGGTAGGAGTTGCACGTTCAATTACAGATTGGGTTTGGAGCTGTTATCTGGCCGATCTTGCTGTTCATCCAGATTATAAAAAAGGGGGAATTGGGAAAAAACTTGTTTATTTGACAAAAGAAAAATTAGGAGAAGAATCAATGATACTTTTGCTTTCAGTTCCAACAGCAATGGAATATTACCCGAAAATAGGGATGAAGAAAGAAGAAAGAGCTTTTTCGATACTAAGGACAAAATAA
- a CDS encoding peroxiredoxin — protein sequence MAIQIGDKLPSFKATKQDGTAFDSHEIHQKPVVIYFYPKDFTPGCTTQACNFRDAYQDFQDLGAEVIGVSGDSATSHQNFQQKYKLPFILLSDSDRKLRRLFGVPTALFGLLPGRVTYVFDAKGYCIYIFDSMSAKNHIERALKAIQKVK from the coding sequence ATGGCGATTCAAATAGGAGATAAATTACCAAGTTTTAAAGCTACTAAGCAGGATGGAACTGCTTTTGATAGTCATGAAATTCATCAGAAACCTGTTGTGATTTACTTCTATCCAAAGGATTTTACACCAGGCTGTACTACTCAAGCTTGCAATTTTAGAGATGCTTATCAAGATTTTCAAGATTTAGGCGCTGAAGTGATTGGTGTAAGTGGTGATTCAGCTACTTCTCATCAGAATTTTCAACAGAAATATAAATTGCCTTTTATTTTGCTATCAGATTCAGATAGAAAACTACGACGCTTATTTGGAGTTCCAACAGCACTTTTTGGGTTGTTGCCTGGACGTGTAACGTATGTTTTTGATGCTAAGGGTTATTGTATTTATATTTTTGATAGTATGAGTGCGAAAAATCATATTGAAAGAGCTTTGAAAGCGATTCAAAAGGTAAAATAA
- a CDS encoding DUF6607 family protein produces MKNYLLLAILFLSVSTYAQKTEDVKSIKAMCGCYEIKFNFAETFNYPKDSANYKASKVKHETALEWAQLIEDGTDKISIQHLLIVGKGHIVKHWRQDWLFENTKLYDYNGFEDWKFKSLPKDKVKGQWTQKVYEVDDKPRYEGSASWIHADGRHYWENTTNAPLPRREYTQRSDYNITKRTNVHEIIKDGWIHDQDNDKIIRDEKGNDYVLAQEKGHNTYTKVDDSKCEAAQKWWVANQEFWKKVRTKWDAEFAKNKDIKLKSDIDGKPLYMHLSKLKADASQEEINTVIDSFIVSK; encoded by the coding sequence ATGAAGAACTATTTATTACTTGCTATTTTGTTTTTATCAGTTTCAACTTATGCACAAAAAACTGAAGATGTTAAATCAATTAAAGCAATGTGTGGTTGCTATGAAATCAAATTCAATTTTGCAGAAACGTTTAACTACCCTAAAGATTCTGCAAATTACAAAGCATCAAAAGTAAAGCATGAAACCGCTTTAGAATGGGCTCAATTAATTGAAGATGGTACTGATAAAATTTCAATTCAGCATTTATTAATTGTTGGAAAAGGTCATATAGTAAAGCATTGGAGACAAGATTGGTTATTTGAAAACACCAAATTATATGACTACAACGGTTTTGAAGATTGGAAATTTAAATCACTTCCAAAAGATAAAGTAAAAGGTCAATGGACACAAAAGGTGTATGAAGTTGATGATAAGCCAAGGTATGAAGGTAGCGCATCATGGATTCATGCAGATGGTCGTCACTATTGGGAAAACACTACAAACGCACCACTTCCAAGAAGAGAGTATACGCAAAGAAGTGATTATAACATTACTAAAAGAACTAATGTTCACGAAATCATCAAGGATGGATGGATTCACGACCAAGATAACGATAAAATCATTAGAGACGAAAAAGGTAATGACTATGTTTTAGCGCAAGAAAAAGGTCATAATACTTATACAAAAGTTGATGATTCAAAATGTGAAGCAGCTCAAAAATGGTGGGTAGCCAACCAAGAATTTTGGAAAAAAGTTCGCACAAAATGGGATGCAGAATTTGCAAAAAACAAAGACATTAAACTAAAAAGCGATATTGATGGAAAGCCTTTATATATGCACTTAAGCAAATTAAAAGCAGACGCAAGCCAAGAAGAAATCAATACAGTAATTGACAGTTTTATAGTTTCAAAATAA
- a CDS encoding DUF4369 domain-containing protein, giving the protein MKSKIHEIQNTTNNIMSKKIVLAIIAVITLMACNKEGATDANVHITGNVKGLSQGKLYLQRLQDSVLITLDSININGDSKFESHIKLESPEMLYLILDRGQTKSIDDNLPFFAEPGNIHIETTLKHFFSDAKVTGSKNHDLWVKFDSLNSKFRDQNLAIMAKRLKNELKPNPTTTDSIEKAYKNLLTRKYRYTAHFAVTNGDKEIAPYLALSEIADINTAYLDTIQKSMTPEVAKSKYGKMLNEYIKERKAIEK; this is encoded by the coding sequence ATGAAATCGAAGATTCACGAAATTCAAAATACAACAAATAATATCATGAGTAAAAAGATAGTTTTAGCCATAATTGCCGTTATCACATTAATGGCTTGTAACAAAGAAGGAGCTACAGATGCAAATGTCCACATCACGGGTAATGTAAAAGGATTAAGTCAAGGAAAGTTATATTTGCAAAGATTACAAGATTCTGTATTAATTACATTAGATAGCATAAATATTAATGGCGATTCAAAGTTTGAAAGCCACATCAAGTTAGAAAGTCCAGAAATGCTATACTTAATATTAGACCGTGGACAAACTAAATCAATAGACGATAATTTACCTTTTTTTGCTGAACCAGGAAATATTCATATAGAAACAACTTTAAAACACTTTTTTTCTGATGCCAAAGTTACAGGTTCAAAGAATCATGATTTATGGGTAAAGTTTGATAGTTTAAACAGTAAATTCAGAGATCAAAACTTAGCCATAATGGCAAAACGTTTAAAAAACGAATTAAAACCAAACCCAACCACAACAGATAGCATTGAAAAAGCCTATAAAAACTTATTAACTAGAAAATATCGTTACACTGCTCATTTTGCAGTAACAAATGGAGACAAAGAAATTGCGCCTTATTTAGCACTTTCAGAAATTGCCGATATCAATACGGCTTATTTAGACACTATTCAAAAAAGTATGACGCCAGAAGTTGCAAAATCAAAATATGGAAAAATGCTGAATGAATATATTAAAGAAAGAAAAGCGATTGAAAAATAA
- a CDS encoding M61 family metallopeptidase — translation MKKIILSLAFVGFLWSCSPTQTTTQQNDVAVTIDLINVKDDKVMVTVTPPTFTSETVTFHFPKTVPGTYSEDDYGRFIENVKAFDAKGNPIKVAKIDENSYSISNATKLSKITYLVNDTFDTEGGAGFGESEDVFSPAGTNINAGVNFMLNTHGFIGYFKGKEETPYKLTVTHPETLMGVSAMTDADASATSDVFLMPKYASLVEMPIMYSKPDFTSFMVDDMEIIISVYSPTGKYTAEQITPNMETMMKAQKRFLGPINSTKKYAILLYLSDMAAKDAKGFGALEHPTSTTVVMPEMMGLEMLQEQLKDVVSHEFFHIVTPLTIHSTEIQYFDFNNPQMSEHLWMYEGVTEYFANLFQVNQGLIDEKEFFERMAGKIAQSRQMNDNMSFTKMSKNVLNPPYKDQYLNVYQKGALIAMCVDILIRENSNGQKGILNLMQELSKEYGTTKAFKDDELFAKITALTYPAVGEFLKNHVAGETPIPYEKYFAKMGVTEASIEVAGNPFLKGQREPYITVNPSTKEIMILPEIELNVFMKTLGLKNNDTLLAFNDKNYNLDNIYDLIMASMTWKDGDAISVKIKRDGKEQTVKGKVVMPKEKQDGYQSTDNTKKAVREAWLRG, via the coding sequence ATGAAAAAAATAATTCTTTCCCTAGCTTTTGTGGGATTTTTATGGAGTTGTAGCCCAACTCAAACAACAACGCAACAAAATGATGTAGCAGTTACTATTGATTTAATTAATGTAAAAGATGATAAAGTAATGGTTACCGTTACACCTCCAACTTTTACAAGCGAAACGGTTACTTTCCATTTCCCAAAAACAGTTCCAGGAACCTATTCTGAAGACGATTATGGCCGTTTTATCGAAAACGTTAAGGCTTTTGACGCAAAAGGAAATCCAATTAAAGTAGCTAAAATCGATGAAAATTCATATTCTATTTCAAACGCAACTAAATTGTCAAAAATCACATATTTAGTGAATGATACATTTGATACGGAAGGTGGTGCTGGCTTTGGAGAAAGCGAAGACGTATTCTCACCTGCTGGAACCAATATAAATGCTGGAGTTAACTTTATGTTGAATACGCACGGATTCATTGGTTACTTCAAAGGAAAGGAAGAAACACCATATAAATTAACCGTTACGCATCCTGAAACTTTAATGGGAGTTTCGGCTATGACCGATGCTGATGCAAGTGCAACTTCGGACGTATTTTTAATGCCTAAGTATGCAAGTTTGGTAGAAATGCCAATCATGTATTCAAAACCGGATTTTACCTCGTTTATGGTGGATGATATGGAAATTATCATCAGCGTGTATTCTCCAACAGGAAAATATACGGCAGAACAAATTACTCCAAATATGGAAACGATGATGAAAGCGCAAAAACGCTTCTTGGGACCAATTAACTCAACAAAAAAATATGCCATCTTATTGTACTTGTCAGACATGGCAGCTAAAGATGCAAAAGGGTTTGGAGCGTTAGAGCACCCAACATCAACAACGGTAGTAATGCCAGAAATGATGGGATTAGAAATGCTACAAGAACAATTAAAAGACGTGGTTTCTCATGAGTTCTTCCACATTGTAACCCCTTTAACAATCCATTCAACAGAAATTCAATATTTTGACTTCAATAACCCACAAATGTCAGAACATTTATGGATGTATGAAGGTGTTACCGAATATTTTGCAAACTTATTTCAAGTAAATCAAGGCTTAATTGATGAAAAAGAATTTTTTGAAAGAATGGCTGGCAAAATTGCACAATCACGCCAAATGAATGACAATATGAGTTTTACAAAAATGAGTAAAAACGTATTGAATCCACCTTACAAAGACCAATACTTAAACGTATATCAAAAAGGAGCTTTAATTGCGATGTGTGTCGATATTTTAATTAGAGAAAATAGCAATGGTCAAAAAGGAATTTTAAACCTAATGCAAGAATTATCTAAAGAATACGGAACTACAAAAGCCTTTAAAGACGACGAGTTATTTGCAAAAATCACAGCATTAACTTATCCTGCTGTTGGAGAATTCTTAAAAAACCACGTTGCAGGTGAAACTCCTATTCCTTACGAAAAATATTTTGCTAAAATGGGAGTTACTGAAGCATCTATCGAAGTAGCAGGAAATCCATTTTTAAAAGGTCAAAGAGAGCCTTATATTACCGTAAATCCAAGCACAAAAGAAATCATGATTTTACCTGAAATCGAATTAAATGTATTTATGAAAACCTTAGGTTTAAAAAATAATGATACACTTTTAGCTTTTAACGACAAAAATTACAATTTAGACAACATCTACGATTTAATTATGGCAAGCATGACTTGGAAAGATGGCGATGCTATTTCAGTTAAAATCAAAAGAGATGGTAAAGAACAAACTGTAAAAGGAAAAGTAGTAATGCCAAAAGAAAAACAAGACGGCTACCAATCTACTGACAATACTAAAAAAGCAGTTCGTGAAGCTTGGTTAAGAGGTTAA
- a CDS encoding DMT family transporter — MSNNNIIKGVFLVALGATSYGMLATFVKLAYKEEFTTAEVTSSQFIYGIIGILIINLFQRTKNKNTAVKASPKNIFHLMLAGTSLGMTSVFYYLAVKYIPVSIGIVLLMQTVWMGVLLEWFLDKKAPSAQKIAAVFIVLIGTALAINIFKINFNDPNINWANGLFWGLLAATSFTTTMFTANKVALGISSAQRSLYMLLGGAVIVFGFSLFTQTTPFNFEIFAKWGIVLALFGTIIPPMLLNAGFPHTGIGLGSIVSSLELPVSVLMAFFLLNEQVILLQWIGIVLIILAIVIMNIQFKRKK; from the coding sequence ATGTCAAACAACAATATCATCAAAGGAGTTTTCTTAGTAGCATTAGGAGCAACAAGTTATGGAATGCTAGCTACTTTTGTAAAATTGGCTTATAAAGAAGAGTTTACCACAGCTGAAGTTACTTCATCTCAATTCATTTATGGAATAATTGGTATTTTAATTATTAATTTATTTCAAAGAACTAAGAACAAAAATACGGCTGTAAAAGCTTCGCCAAAAAATATTTTCCATTTAATGTTAGCAGGAACTTCATTAGGAATGACGAGTGTTTTCTATTATTTGGCTGTTAAATATATTCCTGTTTCTATTGGAATCGTTTTATTAATGCAAACCGTTTGGATGGGCGTTTTATTAGAATGGTTTTTAGATAAAAAAGCCCCATCTGCTCAAAAAATCGCTGCAGTATTCATCGTTTTAATCGGAACAGCTTTGGCTATCAATATTTTCAAAATTAATTTTAACGACCCAAATATCAACTGGGCAAACGGATTATTTTGGGGATTATTAGCAGCCACTTCATTTACAACAACCATGTTTACAGCAAATAAAGTAGCATTAGGAATTTCGTCTGCACAAAGAAGTTTGTACATGCTTTTAGGTGGAGCCGTAATTGTTTTCGGATTTAGTCTTTTTACTCAAACTACACCATTTAACTTTGAAATTTTTGCAAAATGGGGAATTGTATTGGCTTTATTTGGAACAATCATTCCTCCAATGTTGTTAAATGCAGGTTTCCCTCATACTGGAATTGGACTAGGAAGTATTGTATCTTCATTAGAATTACCAGTTTCTGTATTAATGGCTTTTTTCCTTTTAAATGAACAAGTGATCCTTTTACAATGGATTGGAATTGTGTTAATAATTTTAGCAATTGTCATTATGAACATACAGTTTAAGAGAAAAAAGTAA
- a CDS encoding TIGR03643 family protein → MKKKKISEFDNETLDRVVAMAQEEKKPFEVLKEEFGVSENDVTELMRKRLSKDNFELWKKKVTANKPKPKPMKFNDLEDDDLDSKYYFKNKFD, encoded by the coding sequence ATGAAAAAGAAGAAAATCTCAGAATTCGACAACGAAACATTAGATAGAGTTGTTGCCATGGCTCAAGAGGAAAAAAAACCTTTTGAAGTATTAAAAGAGGAATTTGGGGTATCTGAAAACGATGTAACCGAATTGATGCGTAAACGTTTATCCAAAGACAATTTTGAACTATGGAAAAAGAAAGTTACGGCTAATAAACCGAAACCAAAACCTATGAAATTTAATGATTTGGAAGATGATGATTTAGATAGTAAATACTACTTTAAAAATAAATTCGATTAA
- a CDS encoding 6-pyruvoyl trahydropterin synthase family protein, whose amino-acid sequence MRVTVSRKAHFNAAHRLYRKDWSMEKNQEVFGKCNNPNFHGHNYELIVSVTGEVDKETGYVIDTKILSDLIKEHIEEAFDHKNLNEDVPEFQDLNPTAEHIAYIIWNKLRVLIAADKELEITLYETPRNFVTYKGN is encoded by the coding sequence ATGAGAGTAACTGTTTCAAGAAAAGCCCATTTTAATGCTGCGCATCGTTTGTATCGCAAGGATTGGTCTATGGAAAAAAATCAGGAAGTTTTTGGAAAATGTAACAATCCTAACTTTCATGGGCACAACTACGAACTGATTGTTTCGGTAACAGGTGAAGTGGATAAGGAAACAGGTTATGTGATTGATACTAAAATCTTATCCGATTTAATTAAAGAACATATTGAAGAAGCATTTGATCATAAAAATTTAAACGAAGATGTTCCAGAATTCCAAGATTTGAATCCAACAGCGGAACATATCGCTTATATTATCTGGAACAAACTTCGCGTTTTGATTGCTGCTGATAAAGAGTTGGAAATTACTTTATACGAAACACCTAGAAATTTTGTAACTTATAAAGGAAACTAA
- the aqpZ gene encoding aquaporin Z produces MRKLFAEFFGTFWLVFGGCGAAVFAVGVPDIGIGLLGVALAFGLTVLTMAYAVGHISGGHFNPAVTLGLWASGRFHQKEIVPYIVSQLLGATAAAAALYVILNGAGAFSSEGAGAFATNFYKSEVYNGRGYSMLAAFLTEFLLTMFFLLIILGATDKFANGKFAGIAIGLGLTLIHLISIPITNTSVNPARSTSQALFVQGESLTQLWLFWVAPIAGAIIGGYIYKNLLQDNK; encoded by the coding sequence ATGAGAAAATTATTTGCCGAGTTTTTCGGAACCTTTTGGTTAGTATTTGGAGGTTGTGGAGCAGCAGTTTTTGCAGTTGGAGTTCCAGACATAGGAATTGGACTACTTGGAGTAGCTTTAGCTTTTGGTCTAACGGTATTAACAATGGCTTATGCTGTGGGACACATCTCTGGAGGTCACTTTAATCCTGCGGTAACTTTAGGGTTATGGGCCAGTGGAAGATTCCATCAAAAAGAAATAGTTCCATACATTGTTTCGCAACTTTTAGGGGCTACAGCAGCTGCAGCTGCATTATACGTTATCTTAAACGGAGCTGGAGCATTCTCATCTGAAGGAGCCGGAGCATTTGCTACAAATTTTTATAAATCTGAAGTTTATAACGGAAGAGGTTATAGTATGCTTGCCGCTTTTCTAACAGAATTTCTTCTTACAATGTTTTTCCTTTTAATAATTTTAGGTGCAACCGATAAATTTGCCAATGGTAAGTTTGCTGGAATTGCTATTGGATTAGGATTAACTTTAATTCACTTAATTAGTATTCCGATAACCAATACTTCTGTAAATCCGGCACGTTCAACATCTCAGGCATTATTTGTTCAAGGTGAATCATTAACACAATTATGGTTGTTTTGGGTAGCACCAATTGCCGGAGCGATAATAGGAGGTTACATTTATAAAAACTTACTACAAGACAACAAATAA
- a CDS encoding cold-shock protein, whose product MARPQETFNKREQEKLRAQKRKEKQEKKEARKANPKLSGEDLYVYVDENGHLTNTPPDPSRRIEIDVESIEIGVSRRTESDEAPAERRGTIDFFNESKGFGFIKEVETGEKYFVHISGLVDKVKEGNLVTYDLEKGAKGMNAVNVKKI is encoded by the coding sequence ATGGCAAGACCGCAAGAAACCTTCAACAAAAGAGAACAAGAAAAACTAAGAGCACAAAAAAGAAAAGAAAAACAAGAAAAAAAAGAAGCTCGTAAAGCCAATCCAAAATTATCAGGAGAGGATTTATATGTCTATGTAGACGAAAACGGGCACTTAACAAACACTCCTCCAGACCCTTCAAGAAGAATTGAAATTGATGTTGAGAGTATCGAAATTGGCGTTTCAAGAAGAACTGAATCCGATGAGGCACCAGCAGAAAGAAGAGGAACTATCGATTTCTTTAACGAATCAAAAGGATTTGGTTTTATTAAAGAAGTAGAAACTGGAGAAAAATACTTTGTTCACATCAGTGGCTTAGTGGATAAAGTTAAAGAAGGTAACTTAGTAACGTACGATTTAGAAAAAGGCGCTAAAGGCATGAATGCTGTAAACGTTAAAAAAATATAA
- a CDS encoding TIGR03643 family protein: MIKKQFTESQIDRIIEMAWEDRTPFEAITFQFGISEQQTIEIMRSEMKPSSFKMWRERVQGRATKHAKLRTNGINRFKCKLQRQITGNKISKR, translated from the coding sequence ATGATAAAGAAACAATTCACTGAATCGCAAATCGATCGCATCATTGAGATGGCTTGGGAAGACAGAACGCCTTTCGAAGCCATCACTTTTCAGTTTGGCATCTCCGAACAACAAACTATAGAAATTATGCGCAGTGAAATGAAACCATCTAGTTTTAAAATGTGGAGAGAACGTGTTCAAGGAAGAGCAACCAAGCATGCCAAACTTCGCACAAATGGTATAAATCGATTCAAATGCAAACTGCAAAGACAAATCACTGGAAATAAAATTTCTAAACGTTAA
- a CDS encoding type I phosphomannose isomerase catalytic subunit, with product MTMKFYPLTFTPILKDRIWGGTKLKTYLNKPIVSETTGESWEISTVPSDISVVATGVLKGKNINEIIDLYPEEILGKSVISRFGKQFPLLFKFIDAKEDLSIQLHPNDTLAKERHNSFGKTEMWYVMQADESARLVVGFKKDSNKEEYLAYLENKNLIDLLNEYPVSKGDVFFLETGTIHAIGAGVVVAEIQQTSDVTYRIYDWDRVDANGNGRELHTELALDAINYQTTPSKIDYKEEVNKSAGVVNCPYFVTNIIALQETYIWKKVKEAFTVFMCTNGQFEMIVNGEIQRYRMGDTILIPACIENLTLRGKATLLEISI from the coding sequence TTGACTATGAAGTTTTATCCATTAACGTTTACACCAATACTTAAAGACCGCATTTGGGGCGGAACCAAGTTGAAAACTTATCTCAACAAACCTATAGTTTCTGAAACTACGGGCGAGAGTTGGGAAATTTCAACTGTTCCTAGTGATATTAGTGTGGTTGCTACTGGTGTTTTAAAAGGGAAGAACATTAATGAAATTATCGATTTATATCCCGAAGAAATTTTAGGAAAATCGGTCATTAGTCGTTTTGGAAAACAATTTCCTTTACTTTTTAAATTTATTGATGCTAAGGAGGATTTATCCATTCAATTACATCCCAATGATACTTTAGCTAAAGAACGCCATAATTCTTTCGGGAAAACTGAAATGTGGTATGTGATGCAAGCAGATGAATCAGCACGTTTGGTTGTTGGATTTAAAAAAGATTCCAATAAGGAAGAATATTTAGCGTATTTAGAAAATAAAAATCTAATTGATTTGCTAAATGAATATCCCGTTTCAAAAGGTGATGTTTTCTTTTTGGAAACCGGAACGATTCATGCCATTGGAGCAGGGGTAGTAGTGGCAGAAATTCAGCAGACTAGTGATGTTACGTATCGTATTTACGATTGGGATAGAGTAGATGCTAATGGAAATGGAAGAGAATTGCATACAGAATTAGCTTTAGATGCTATAAATTACCAAACAACACCTTCTAAAATTGACTACAAAGAAGAAGTAAATAAAAGTGCAGGTGTAGTAAATTGCCCCTACTTTGTTACGAATATCATTGCCTTACAAGAAACTTATATTTGGAAAAAAGTCAAAGAAGCTTTCACGGTTTTCATGTGTACGAATGGTCAATTTGAAATGATAGTGAATGGAGAGATTCAAAGATATCGCATGGGTGATACGATTTTGATTCCGGCTTGTATAGAAAATCTAACTTTGAGAGGAAAGGCTACTTTGTTAGAAATTTCGATATAA
- the idi gene encoding isopentenyl-diphosphate Delta-isomerase: MIEEQVILVNEQDEPIGLMNKMEAHEKAVLHRAFSVFILNDKNEVMLQQRAHHKYHSPLLWTNTCCSHQRAGETNIQAGKRRLFEEMGFQTELKELFHFIYKAPFDNGLTEHELDHVMIGYYNGEPVINEDEVESWKWMTIEAIKGDMVVNPDAYTVWFKIIFDEFYHYLEDHKL, translated from the coding sequence ATGATAGAAGAACAAGTAATTTTAGTCAACGAGCAAGATGAGCCTATTGGGCTTATGAATAAGATGGAAGCACATGAAAAAGCGGTTTTGCACAGAGCTTTCTCAGTGTTTATTTTGAATGATAAAAACGAAGTGATGTTGCAACAACGCGCCCATCACAAATACCATTCTCCTCTTTTGTGGACTAATACATGTTGTAGTCATCAACGCGCTGGTGAAACTAACATCCAAGCTGGAAAACGACGCCTGTTTGAAGAAATGGGTTTTCAAACAGAATTAAAAGAGTTGTTTCATTTCATTTACAAAGCCCCTTTTGATAACGGTTTAACCGAACACGAATTAGATCATGTAATGATTGGTTATTACAATGGAGAGCCTGTTATTAATGAGGATGAAGTAGAAAGCTGGAAATGGATGACTATTGAAGCTATAAAAGGAGATATGGTTGTTAATCCGGATGCTTATACTGTTTGGTTTAAAATCATATTTGATGAGTTTTATCATTATCTAGAAGATCATAAATTGTAA
- a CDS encoding murein L,D-transpeptidase catalytic domain-containing protein: protein MKHFLLLIAVCFLCCNNSEVSTLPIKDYKDLHKDALAFCKKEGFNESYYFLVDLNIHSGKNRFFIYDFEKGTVIDKNLVTHGSCDQFEDNPEKWEKAKFDNRVDSHCSMKGKYKIGSRDYSSWGINVKYWLHGLETSNKNAVKRVVVLHSWSQVKNKEVYPKFSPLSWGCPAVSNEFMEKLDERLQNSEKPVLLWIVE from the coding sequence ATGAAACACTTTTTACTCTTAATTGCGGTTTGTTTTTTATGTTGTAATAATTCTGAAGTTTCAACTTTACCAATTAAAGATTATAAAGATTTACACAAAGATGCTTTGGCTTTTTGTAAAAAAGAAGGATTTAATGAATCGTATTATTTTTTAGTGGATTTGAATATTCATTCGGGTAAGAATCGATTTTTTATTTACGATTTTGAAAAAGGAACTGTAATTGACAAGAACTTAGTAACACATGGAAGCTGCGATCAGTTTGAAGATAATCCTGAAAAATGGGAGAAAGCAAAATTTGACAATCGAGTAGATAGTCATTGTTCTATGAAAGGGAAATATAAAATAGGAAGTAGAGATTATAGTTCTTGGGGAATTAATGTAAAATATTGGTTGCACGGATTGGAAACATCAAATAAAAATGCTGTTAAAAGAGTAGTGGTGTTGCATTCATGGTCGCAAGTAAAGAATAAAGAAGTGTATCCGAAATTTAGTCCTCTGAGCTGGGGTTGTCCTGCAGTTTCCAATGAGTTTATGGAAAAATTAGATGAACGTTTACAAAATTCTGAAAAGCCTGTTTTGTTATGGATAGTAGAATAA